One genomic region from Selenihalanaerobacter shriftii encodes:
- a CDS encoding sigma-70 family RNA polymerase sigma factor yields MNSINQYYKDISHDILSKKEEISLAKRAQKGDSEAKDKLIEHNLRLVVSIANKYQGKGLDLQDLVQEGNIGLITAVEKFDPDKGYRFSTYASWWIKQRVTRAIANQGKTIRIPVHVWQKTNKIFKTKGKLQNELGREPTAEDIANETDISLEKVKEVLQIVTDQNLTSLNQLVGDDDSTELGELVPSNGADDPVEGTSRQLLREDLEELLTQLSDREAEVIRLRFGLRDSRPRTLKEVGEEFGVTRERIRQIQLKALNRLKHPTRIKQLKGYLG; encoded by the coding sequence ATTAATTCTATTAATCAATACTATAAAGATATCTCTCATGATATTTTGTCAAAAAAGGAAGAAATTTCATTAGCTAAAAGAGCCCAAAAAGGTGATTCAGAAGCTAAGGATAAACTTATAGAACATAATTTGCGTTTAGTAGTAAGTATAGCTAATAAATACCAAGGAAAAGGTTTAGATTTACAAGATTTAGTACAGGAGGGGAATATAGGTTTAATTACAGCTGTAGAGAAATTTGATCCTGATAAAGGGTATCGGTTTAGTACTTATGCTTCCTGGTGGATTAAGCAAAGGGTGACTAGAGCTATAGCTAATCAAGGTAAGACAATTAGGATACCGGTTCATGTTTGGCAGAAGACAAATAAAATATTTAAGACTAAAGGAAAATTACAAAATGAGTTAGGAAGAGAGCCTACTGCTGAGGATATAGCTAATGAGACAGATATATCATTAGAAAAAGTAAAAGAGGTATTACAGATAGTAACTGATCAAAATTTAACTTCTTTGAATCAATTAGTAGGTGATGATGATAGCACGGAATTAGGAGAATTAGTACCTAGTAATGGTGCAGATGACCCTGTAGAAGGAACTAGCAGGCAGTTATTAAGAGAAGATTTAGAAGAACTATTAACTCAACTATCAGATAGAGAAGCTGAAGTAATTAGACTTCGATTTGGTTTAAGAGATAGTAGACCAAGAACTTTAAAAGAAGTTGGCGAGGAATTTGGAGTAACTCGTGAAAGAATTAGACAAATTCAATTAAAAGCATTAAATAGATTAAAACATCCTACTCGTATTAAGCAATTAAAAGGCTATTTGGGGTGA
- a CDS encoding ABC transporter permease: protein MDILSEIFNLKTLASTLRMATPLMIAAVGGLYSERAGIINIALEGLMLAGAFVAVVVSYFTGSPWLGIIGALIFGGLFSMIHAIVSIKYHADQVVSGVAINMLATGGTVFLLNIIFNTSGTSDGVQALPYWGPFKPTVYLGLGVVAIAHYILFYTPFGLRVRSVGEHPHAADSVGIDVEKLRYICVGISGVLAGLAGAHLSLGVLDSFREGMTAGRGFIALAAMIFGKWTPFGALGASLLFGFAQAVQIRLQGMGIPTEFIQMIPYIFTIIALAGVIGKATPPAAVGEPFEKGKR from the coding sequence ATGGATATTTTATCAGAAATATTTAATTTAAAAACCTTAGCTTCAACTCTAAGAATGGCTACACCTCTAATGATAGCTGCTGTAGGAGGACTCTATTCTGAGCGTGCCGGAATTATTAATATTGCACTAGAAGGATTAATGTTAGCAGGAGCCTTTGTAGCGGTAGTTGTTAGTTATTTTACAGGAAGTCCTTGGTTAGGAATTATAGGTGCATTAATTTTTGGCGGGTTATTTTCTATGATTCATGCTATAGTTAGTATTAAATATCATGCTGATCAAGTTGTTAGTGGGGTAGCTATTAATATGTTAGCTACTGGAGGAACTGTTTTTCTATTAAATATTATATTTAATACTTCTGGTACTTCTGATGGAGTCCAAGCATTGCCCTATTGGGGCCCATTTAAACCAACAGTTTATTTAGGTTTAGGAGTTGTTGCTATAGCTCATTATATTTTATTTTATACTCCTTTTGGCTTACGAGTAAGATCAGTAGGTGAGCATCCTCATGCTGCTGATTCTGTTGGGATTGATGTAGAAAAACTTAGATATATCTGTGTAGGAATCAGTGGAGTATTAGCTGGTCTAGCAGGCGCTCATCTTTCTTTAGGTGTATTGGATAGTTTTCGAGAAGGAATGACAGCTGGACGAGGATTTATAGCTTTAGCAGCCATGATTTTTGGTAAATGGACACCATTTGGGGCATTAGGAGCTAGCTTATTGTTTGGATTTGCTCAAGCAGTACAGATTCGCTTACAAGGGATGGGTATTCCTACTGAATTTATACAGATGATTCCATATATCTTTACTATTATTGCTTTAGCTGGAGTTATTGGAAAAGCAACTCCACCGGCAGCTGTTGGTGAACCATTTGAAAAAGGAAAACGATAA
- a CDS encoding LysM peptidoglycan-binding domain-containing protein, with protein sequence MDGLLTAREILSREKALLTLYRELNNQVTDPDLNDMVDRLMECQMNQIDMLNELIDDLGEAPAPDIRYAQHVVQPGETLFVLAQKYNTTVRTLLRLNPDIEDPDEIQAGMVINLPILLPPPPDCFNEYTVSQGDTLFEIAQEFDTTVSQLVFFNSISNPDLIFPGRRLIVPCPDEDGDENGVGGLDFKTVAIDNEINYRARLDERFFAVSTRFQLRRILERFDIRVPSGIDFNEEIVIGAIEYNIVDMSLEDNMITVEVERKARGYHLVTVPKDQFVEEGFYSAYFVNTNGRRLDRDRVEIEF encoded by the coding sequence ATGGATGGTTTGTTAACAGCTAGAGAGATTTTAAGTAGAGAGAAAGCATTGCTGACTTTATATAGAGAATTAAATAATCAAGTTACTGATCCAGATTTAAATGATATGGTTGATCGATTAATGGAATGTCAAATGAATCAAATTGATATGTTAAATGAATTGATTGATGACTTAGGGGAAGCTCCTGCTCCAGATATTAGATATGCCCAACATGTTGTGCAGCCAGGTGAAACCCTGTTCGTACTTGCTCAAAAATATAATACTACAGTGCGAACTTTATTAAGGTTAAATCCGGATATTGAAGATCCAGATGAGATTCAAGCTGGTATGGTAATTAATTTACCAATTCTTTTACCACCACCACCTGATTGTTTCAATGAGTATACAGTAAGCCAAGGAGATACTTTATTTGAAATAGCTCAAGAATTTGATACAACTGTTAGTCAGCTAGTCTTCTTTAATAGTATTAGCAATCCTGATTTAATATTCCCAGGACGAAGATTAATTGTACCATGTCCAGATGAGGATGGAGATGAGAATGGTGTAGGTGGACTAGATTTTAAAACTGTGGCAATAGATAATGAGATTAATTATAGAGCAAGATTAGATGAAAGATTTTTTGCTGTCAGTACTAGATTCCAATTACGAAGAATATTAGAACGATTTGATATTAGAGTTCCAAGTGGAATAGATTTTAATGAAGAAATAGTAATTGGAGCTATAGAATATAATATTGTAGATATGTCTTTAGAAGATAACATGATTACAGTAGAAGTTGAACGAAAGGCTAGAGGATATCATTTGGTTACAGTACCAAAAGATCAATTTGTAGAAGAAGGATTTTATAGTGCATACTTTGTAAACACTAATGGGAGAAGGTTAGACCGTGATAGAGTAGAAATTGAATTTTAA
- a CDS encoding Holliday junction resolvase RecU → MVKYNRSYANRGKQLEIELETTNQYYNSQGIAKIQKIPIPIKVLNVNSQSGKITSAFYEKKSTVDYIGTYQGRTIVFDAKGTNVDTRFDLKNIKQHQYRYLKDQYECGAIAFLLIRFKGLDEAYYLPFELLDKYMVHQRQGGRKSIPYDEIAKEKYKLVPTGLALLDYISIIDKVIIEN, encoded by the coding sequence GTGGTCAAATATAATAGGAGTTATGCTAACCGTGGTAAACAGTTAGAAATTGAATTAGAAACTACTAACCAATATTATAATTCACAAGGGATAGCGAAAATCCAAAAGATACCGATTCCTATTAAAGTACTTAATGTTAATTCACAAAGTGGCAAGATTACTAGTGCTTTTTATGAAAAAAAGTCAACAGTGGATTATATAGGTACTTATCAAGGTAGGACTATAGTTTTTGATGCTAAAGGGACTAATGTTGATACTAGATTTGATTTGAAGAATATTAAACAACATCAGTATAGATATCTAAAGGATCAATATGAATGTGGTGCTATTGCCTTTTTATTGATTAGGTTCAAAGGGTTAGATGAAGCATATTATCTACCCTTTGAATTATTAGATAAGTATATGGTTCATCAACGCCAAGGCGGAAGAAAGAGTATTCCGTATGATGAGATAGCTAAAGAAAAGTACAAGTTAGTTCCTACAGGATTAGCTTTATTAGATTATATAAGTATTATAGATAAGGTTATAATAGAGAATTAA
- a CDS encoding undecaprenyl-diphosphate phosphatase — protein sequence MSTLESIILGIVQGITEFLPISSSGHLVIFQRLLGLKEPQLIYNVFLHFGTLIAVLIFYWKDIKRLLSLDPKHNKERFLIIMASIPTAIIGFGLKDIFESLFGSILAVGVALVVTGLLLWLVENLDIKFNKSILDLSWFHVILIGIAQGMAITPGVSRSGSTIVAGLLLGLGRKEAARFSFLIFIPAVLGATLLETLDVIQAGVIGINTVALFTGMIISTIVGYLSIKFLLKLLENENLNYFAYYVWGIGVLILILNFN from the coding sequence ATGTCTACATTAGAAAGTATTATTTTGGGGATAGTACAAGGAATAACTGAATTCTTGCCTATTAGTAGTTCAGGACACCTAGTCATTTTCCAAAGATTACTGGGACTTAAAGAACCACAGTTAATTTATAATGTATTCTTACATTTTGGAACCTTAATTGCAGTTTTAATCTTTTATTGGAAGGATATTAAAAGATTACTAAGCTTAGATCCTAAGCATAATAAAGAACGTTTTTTAATTATTATGGCTTCAATTCCTACTGCTATAATAGGTTTTGGTTTAAAAGATATCTTTGAGAGCTTATTTGGTTCTATTTTGGCTGTGGGAGTTGCTTTAGTAGTAACCGGATTATTACTTTGGTTAGTTGAAAATTTAGATATAAAGTTTAATAAAAGCATTTTAGATTTAAGTTGGTTTCATGTTATATTGATAGGCATTGCGCAAGGGATGGCAATTACTCCTGGGGTTTCTCGGTCAGGTTCTACAATTGTAGCTGGACTTTTGTTAGGATTAGGCAGGAAAGAGGCAGCTCGATTTTCTTTTTTAATTTTTATTCCAGCAGTATTAGGTGCGACTTTATTAGAAACTTTAGATGTTATTCAAGCTGGAGTTATAGGAATAAATACTGTAGCTTTGTTTACGGGAATGATTATTTCTACAATAGTTGGATATTTATCTATTAAATTTTTATTGAAACTTTTAGAGAATGAGAATTTGAATTATTTTGCTTATTATGTCTGGGGAATAGGAGTCTTAATCTTGATTTTAAACTTTAATTAG
- a CDS encoding DUF378 domain-containing protein, with the protein MDTLNKLALILIIVGALNWGSIGLFQYDLVAALFGGQASALSRAVYSLVGLAGLYSILFLFNDQTVTEEE; encoded by the coding sequence TTGGATACTTTAAATAAACTAGCACTTATTCTAATAATTGTTGGCGCCTTAAATTGGGGATCTATTGGATTATTTCAATATGATCTAGTAGCTGCTTTATTTGGTGGTCAAGCTTCAGCACTTAGTAGAGCAGTCTATTCCTTAGTTGGATTAGCAGGACTTTATTCCATACTCTTTTTATTTAATGACCAAACTGTTACCGAAGAAGAATAA
- a CDS encoding CPBP family intramembrane glutamic endopeptidase, whose translation MDRNQAEPINVIWNGQDIIFMILVTLSITISCGFLLNLLLDYLATIYPNLMLYKSILLNLLQFVTMLALSWYIISFKYNLSLKSFGFRLIPLDRILGLGIIGGVLICLIVILTNFGLQRLVEELLNINMPPQSIISKLTNSQNEFVFLTYVLLIVIIAPITEEIFFRGILYQYLKDRLGVINGALLASGIFGIAHLNLWTFLATALGGLGLIIIYEISQSLYTNIIAHATWNLIIVMIIYLVW comes from the coding sequence ATGGATAGGAACCAAGCAGAACCTATTAATGTTATTTGGAATGGGCAAGATATTATATTTATGATTTTAGTTACTTTAAGTATTACTATTAGTTGTGGTTTTTTATTAAATTTATTATTAGATTATTTAGCTACAATTTATCCTAATTTGATGCTTTATAAATCAATTTTACTTAATCTATTGCAATTTGTCACTATGTTAGCATTAAGTTGGTATATTATTTCCTTTAAATATAATCTATCTTTAAAATCTTTTGGATTTAGATTAATACCTTTAGATAGAATATTAGGTTTAGGAATAATAGGAGGGGTATTAATTTGTCTAATCGTTATATTAACTAATTTTGGTTTGCAAAGATTAGTTGAGGAGTTATTAAATATTAATATGCCACCACAATCGATAATATCTAAGTTAACTAATAGTCAAAATGAATTTGTCTTTTTAACATATGTTTTATTGATAGTAATAATTGCACCAATTACTGAAGAAATCTTCTTTAGAGGGATATTATACCAGTATTTGAAAGATAGGTTAGGAGTTATTAATGGAGCATTATTAGCTTCTGGTATATTTGGAATAGCTCATCTGAATTTATGGACTTTTCTAGCTACTGCCTTAGGTGGATTAGGGTTAATTATTATTTATGAAATTAGTCAATCTTTATATACAAATATTATTGCTCATGCTACCTGGAATTTAATAATAGTTATGATTATTTATTTAGTGTGGTAA
- a CDS encoding helix-turn-helix domain-containing protein, with protein MKEIGQKIKEARLAKEIDIEEVQQETKVRSKYLKAIEEGNFNIIPQEVFLKGFLRVYANHVGLDGSQILKDYNHLKALQKKELDKLNEEENQKISLMEKVQNRVKNNWTRVVTATAITVLVLLIVFGLYRSRALVKLAKEVRKINENPVKKEKLVLNEEDVKVKKDKISSAQKETNSNETNQINQSQSLAQKLNVTIEALESSWVKVVIDGKVVCEKILNSGEKKSWHADQRMKVLTANAAGVKVISNGKIFGPFGQQGEVIEKEFKLNSE; from the coding sequence ATGAAAGAAATAGGCCAAAAGATTAAGGAGGCTCGTTTAGCAAAGGAAATCGATATAGAAGAAGTTCAGCAGGAAACAAAAGTTCGTAGTAAATATCTTAAAGCAATTGAAGAAGGGAATTTTAATATCATCCCCCAAGAAGTTTTTCTTAAAGGTTTTTTACGTGTGTATGCTAATCATGTCGGTCTTGATGGTAGTCAAATTTTAAAAGACTATAATCATTTAAAAGCTTTACAAAAGAAGGAATTAGATAAATTAAATGAGGAAGAAAATCAAAAAATCTCTTTAATGGAAAAGGTACAGAATAGAGTGAAGAACAATTGGACAAGGGTAGTAACTGCAACAGCAATTACAGTATTAGTCTTACTTATAGTTTTCGGTTTATATCGTAGTAGAGCTTTAGTTAAACTAGCTAAAGAAGTTCGGAAAATAAATGAAAATCCAGTAAAGAAAGAAAAACTAGTATTAAATGAAGAAGATGTAAAAGTAAAGAAGGATAAAATTAGTTCTGCTCAAAAAGAGACAAATAGTAATGAAACAAACCAGATTAATCAATCACAATCATTGGCTCAAAAATTAAATGTTACTATTGAAGCATTAGAATCATCTTGGGTTAAAGTAGTTATAGATGGGAAAGTAGTTTGTGAAAAAATATTGAATAGTGGCGAGAAGAAGAGTTGGCATGCTGATCAGAGAATGAAAGTTTTGACTGCTAATGCTGCAGGTGTTAAGGTTATTTCTAATGGTAAAATATTTGGTCCTTTTGGTCAACAAGGTGAAGTGATAGAGAAAGAATTTAAATTAAATTCTGAATAG
- a CDS encoding ABC transporter permease yields the protein MGLDKIDFKSLAIELLIPVLAIIFSFIIGAVIVLAFGYDPVATYSALLQGAFGNLNRFADTLLSATPLILTGLSVAFAFRCGIFNIGGEGQLLVGGIAAAWVGTFKGLPLILHLPLAITAAVVAGALWIAVPAVLKAFLGVHEVITTIMMNYISYALVAYISLKVLANPGQIKTPPIESSAYLWRFSNILNIRSYLNLGFIIVLIVLLFIYYLLWKTTIGYEIRAVGINPDAAEYGGISAPKNIVLAMLISGGLAGLGGAERALGLYHYYIQGFSPGYGFTGIAVALLGRNHPAGILLAGILFGALANGRTFMNMSAGVPIDLVTIIQSIIIFFVAADAFFRKFIPNKSKGGVA from the coding sequence ATGGGGCTAGATAAGATTGATTTTAAATCACTTGCTATTGAACTTTTGATTCCAGTTTTAGCAATTATCTTTTCATTTATTATTGGGGCAGTGATCGTATTAGCTTTTGGATATGATCCTGTTGCCACATATTCTGCACTTTTGCAAGGTGCTTTTGGAAATTTAAACAGATTTGCTGACACATTATTATCTGCTACACCATTGATTTTGACTGGGTTATCAGTCGCATTTGCTTTTAGATGTGGAATATTTAATATTGGCGGAGAAGGTCAATTGTTAGTAGGGGGGATAGCAGCAGCATGGGTTGGTACATTTAAAGGGTTACCTTTAATACTACATTTACCTTTAGCTATTACTGCAGCAGTTGTAGCTGGAGCCTTATGGATTGCAGTTCCAGCAGTTTTAAAGGCTTTTTTAGGTGTTCATGAAGTAATTACGACAATTATGATGAATTATATATCTTATGCTTTAGTAGCATATATAAGTTTAAAAGTGTTAGCGAATCCTGGTCAGATTAAGACGCCTCCAATTGAATCAAGTGCATACTTATGGCGTTTCTCTAATATTTTGAATATTAGATCTTATTTGAATTTAGGTTTTATAATAGTTTTAATCGTATTATTATTTATCTATTATTTATTATGGAAGACAACTATTGGATATGAAATTAGGGCGGTAGGGATTAATCCTGATGCCGCTGAATACGGCGGTATTAGTGCTCCAAAAAATATTGTTTTAGCTATGTTAATCAGTGGTGGTTTGGCTGGTTTAGGAGGAGCAGAACGGGCATTAGGATTATATCACTATTATATTCAAGGTTTTTCACCAGGTTATGGTTTTACGGGAATTGCTGTTGCTTTATTAGGTAGAAATCATCCAGCAGGAATCTTATTAGCTGGTATTCTATTTGGGGCTTTAGCTAATGGACGAACCTTTATGAATATGTCTGCCGGAGTGCCGATTGATCTAGTAACTATTATTCAGTCCATTATTATCTTCTTTGTAGCAGCTGATGCTTTCTTTAGAAAGTTTATTCCTAATAAAAGTAAAGGAGGTGTAGCATAA